CTGCGGCGATAAAGAGAAAAGCTACGCTTCCGCCGAAAGGGCGCTTGCGATACTCGGGGCGAAGCGCCTCGCCGAGAGTCGACATTACGCCGTAGCGCTGCTTAACTTTGCCACGGCGAAGACCGCGTTCGGCGACACGGACGGAGCCTTGGAGCTCTACGAAAAAGTCGAAGAGCTCTTCAAAAAGGCGGAAGGCGTTCCGGATTACCAGCGCGCGGCTCTTTGCAACAGCAAGGCGCAGCTCCTTCTGAAGCGCGGCGAAACGGCCGAAGCCGAGCGCTACTTCGAAGAGTCGCTCGCGCTGCTTGAAGGCATAGAGGACGCGGGAAGCGAGATCGCCACCTGCAGCGCCAACATGGCGTACTGCGCGATGGCGCGCAGAGAACTTGCCGAAGCCGAGAGGAGGCTCGCAAGGGCTGAAAACTACTTCAAGGACGCGCAGGACGACCCGCACGCGAACGTCGCCCTCTCCTGCCGCGGGCAGCTCGAATTCCTGCGTGGGAACTGCGCGGCCGCGGCGGCCTCTTTTGAGAAGCTCGCGGCGGACATCGAAAGGCGCTACGGGCGCAACGCGAACTACGCGCTCGCGCAGCGCAGCGCGGCCAAAGCCTTCGAAGCCGCGGGCGACGCGGCGAAAGCGGCAGACTGCCGCGCACTTGCGGAAAGCGTGCCGGAGCGGGGGGAAAATGACGCGGGGGCTTGAGCTCTGCCGCAGATATTACGAAGAATGCGCGGCGCCGGCCATCGAAGAAAAATTCAAAGGGGTCGCGCGGCGTTTCGCTGCCGGCCTCGCCGGAGAAGGCTCGGAGTGCCTCGGCTTCGACGACGAGATATCGCGCGACCACGACTTCGGCCCGGGCTTCTGCCTCTGGCTCACCGACTGTGACTTCGAAAAATACGGCGCCGAGCTGGGCGCCCTCTACGATCGTCTGCCGAAAGAATTCATGGGCGTCGCGCGAAACACGCAGCCGCAGGGCGCGGGGCGCGTAGGCGTCCTCAGGATCGGCGACTTTTACCGGCGCTTCACCGGCTGCCGCGGCGTCCCCCCGGACGAAGCGTCGTGGTTTCGCATACCGCAGAACTTCCTCGCGGCCGCGACGGGAGGGGAAGTCTTCCGCGACGAGCTTGGAGAATTTTCGCGCATACGCGCCGCGCTGCTGCCGTGCTACCCGCGCGACGTGAGGCTCAAAAAGCTATCCGCGCGCGTCTTCGCGATGGCGCAGGCTGGGCAGTACAACTATCCGAGGTGCGCGAAGCGCGGCGACAGGACGGCTGCGGCCTTCTCACTCGGAGAATTCGCGAAGGCGGCCCTCGAAGCGGCGCATCTGATAAACGAAAGATACGCGCCCTACTACAAATGGCTCTTCAGGAGCGCGCGCGGGCTCCCGCTGCTGCGCGAAGCCGTTGAAATGACCGGCAGCCTCTTCGCGGAAAGCGGCGGGGAGCGCGATAAAATAGAATCTATATGCGCGTGCACCGCCGCGGAATTGAAACGCAAAGGACTCTCCGATTCCGGCGACTCCTTCCTCGTAGCGCACGCGGAGGAGATAATGCGGCGCATAGAGAGCGAATATCTTAAAAGCTTCGGGGTGGCGGCAGGATGACGGAAGATGAAAGAGACGAGCTTATAAAGCAGATAATAGCGCTTGAATGGAAATTTTTCGACAAGGTGCCGAACGAGGGCGGCCGCGCCGCCTGTCAGGACGATTTTCGGACCTTCCGCATAATGCGGGGCAGCCAGTACGCGGCGTGGAGCGACGAGATGCTCGAAAGCTACATGGACGACCTGATGCGCGCGCTTGCCGAGGGGCGGAACCCTCT
Above is a genomic segment from Synergistes jonesii containing:
- a CDS encoding tetratricopeptide repeat protein, which codes for MNVEEIFERYEKLLKESGVKEAGIYLESRAREAEKEAPLAAASCWNELTGYWRACGDKEKSYASAERALAILGAKRLAESRHYAVALLNFATAKTAFGDTDGALELYEKVEELFKKAEGVPDYQRAALCNSKAQLLLKRGETAEAERYFEESLALLEGIEDAGSEIATCSANMAYCAMARRELAEAERRLARAENYFKDAQDDPHANVALSCRGQLEFLRGNCAAAAASFEKLAADIERRYGRNANYALAQRSAAKAFEAAGDAAKAADCRALAESVPERGENDAGA
- a CDS encoding DUF4037 domain-containing protein; translated protein: MTRGLELCRRYYEECAAPAIEEKFKGVARRFAAGLAGEGSECLGFDDEISRDHDFGPGFCLWLTDCDFEKYGAELGALYDRLPKEFMGVARNTQPQGAGRVGVLRIGDFYRRFTGCRGVPPDEASWFRIPQNFLAAATGGEVFRDELGEFSRIRAALLPCYPRDVRLKKLSARVFAMAQAGQYNYPRCAKRGDRTAAAFSLGEFAKAALEAAHLINERYAPYYKWLFRSARGLPLLREAVEMTGSLFAESGGERDKIESICACTAAELKRKGLSDSGDSFLVAHAEEIMRRIESEYLKSFGVAAG